In one Lolium rigidum isolate FL_2022 chromosome 3, APGP_CSIRO_Lrig_0.1, whole genome shotgun sequence genomic region, the following are encoded:
- the LOC124702565 gene encoding uric acid degradation bifunctional protein TTL-like isoform X1 has product MATLAVEDVLRVNGSRRFAAALAAASPFASLADALLAARRIWLNEVDVNGWLEAFAAHPAIGTTSPSVSKWSKEEQSAAISTATDSTAQELAEWNARYRDKFGFVFMICASGRTAPEVLAELKRRYANRPIVELEGAAQEELKITELRLAKLFSSEAAAPTTSAEGHISQPDKAADRMRIIGAHLGALPQPSANKASQTTGSSNRTRPPITTHVLDTALGSPASGIEVHLEMWKAVSSPPSFENKDFNGWTMLGSSITNNDGRSGQLMDIVDNVAPGFYRISFNTSKYAPSGFFPYVSIIFEIKKSQTTEHFHVPLLHSPFSFTTYRGS; this is encoded by the exons ATGGCGACGTTGGCTGTGGAGGATGTGCTGCGCGTGAACGGTAGCCGCCGTTTCGCCGCCGCgctggccgccgcctcccccttcgCCTCCCTCGCCGACGCGCTCCTCGCCGCCCGCCGCATCTGGCTCAACGAG GTCGACGTGAATGGATGGCTGGAGGCCTTCGCCGCGCACCCGGCCATCGGCACCACCTCTCCCTCCGTCTCCAA GTGGAGCAAGGAGGAGCAATCGGCAGCGATTTCCACAGCCACTGATTCGACCGCGCAG GAGCTGGCCGAGTGGAACGCCAGATACAGGGACAAGTTTGGTTTCGTGTTCATGATATGCGCGTCTGGGAGGACTGCCCCTGAGGTCTTAGCTGAGCTTAAG AGACGTTATGCAAATAGGCCAATTGTTGAACTTGAGGGTGCGGCACAGGAAGAGCTGAAGATCACTGAGCTGCGCCTTGCAAAGCTTTTCTCGTCAGAGGCTGCTGCTCCCACTACTTCAGCTGAAGGCCATATTAGCCAACCAGATAAAGCAGCAG ACCGCATGCGGATTATTGGAGCACACCTTGGAGCTCTACCCCAGCCTTCTGCCAATAAAGCTTCTCAAACTACAGGTAGTTCGAACCGGACACGCCCTCCTATCACAACCCATGTGTTGGACACTGCTCTTGGATCACCAGCATCTGGAATTGAAGTTCACCTGGAGATGTGGAAGGCTGTGTCAAGTCCCCCGTCATTCGAGAACAAAGATTTTAACGGATGGACAATGCTAGGCTCTTCAATTACAAACAATGATGGACGCAGCGGTCAACTGATGGACATCGTCGACAATGTGGCTCCTGGTTTCTACCGCATAAGTTTCAATACCTCCAAGTATGCACCGTCAGGGTTCttcccttatgtgagcatcatattTGAGATAAAAAAGAGTCAGACGACCGAGCATTTCCATGTTCCTTTGCTGCATTCTCCTTTCTCCTTTACCACTTACCGTGGCAGCTAA
- the LOC124702566 gene encoding cytochrome c oxidase subunit 6b-1-like, whose amino-acid sequence MAGETKAPTLAEEYSLPPQEVPAEKAAEEKPEIATEAEPVPASNDEAPPAAEAPATVEDKSETSVQDDVDKSEAEETNTATEEATETAEEEAEEKAEIKIETAPADFRFPTTNQSRHCFTRYVEYHRCVAAKGDDAPECDKFAKYYRSLCPGEWVDRWNEQRENGTFPGPL is encoded by the exons ATGGCAGGCGAAACCAAGGCCCCGACCCTCGCCGAG GAATATTCACTCCCACCACAAGAGGTTCCAGCGGAAAAAGCAGCTGAGGAGAAACCTGAAATTGCTACTGAGGCTGAACCTGTCCCTGCATCAAATGATGAAGCCCCTCCAGCTGCTGAGGCGCCAGCTACTGTAGAAGATAAGAGTGAAACATCTGTGCAAGATGATGTTGACAAGTCGGAAGCAGAGGAAACCAACACTGCAACAGAGGAAGCAACTGAGACTGCTGAGGAAGAGGCTGAAGAGAAAGCAGAAATCAAG ATTGAGACAGCACCAGCAGATTTCCGTTTTCCAACAACTAATCAATCAAGGCACTGTTTCACGCGCTATGTTGAGTATCATAG GTGTGTTGCTGCGAAAGGAGATGATGCCCCTGAATGTGACAAGTTCGCAAAATACTACCGATCTCTTTGCCCTGGTGAATGG GTTGACCGTTGGAATGAGCAACGGGAAAACGGCACCTTCCCAGGACCTCTGTAA
- the LOC124702565 gene encoding uric acid degradation bifunctional protein TTL-like isoform X2 gives MATLAVEDVLRVNGSRRFAAALAAASPFASLADALLAARRIWLNEVDVNGWLEAFAAHPAIGTTSPSVSKWSKEEQSAAISTATDSTAQELAEWNARYRDKFGFVFMICASGRTAPEVLAELKRRYANRPIVELEGAAQEELKITELRLAKLFSSEAAAPTTSAEGHISQPDKAAGSSNRTRPPITTHVLDTALGSPASGIEVHLEMWKAVSSPPSFENKDFNGWTMLGSSITNNDGRSGQLMDIVDNVAPGFYRISFNTSKYAPSGFFPYVSIIFEIKKSQTTEHFHVPLLHSPFSFTTYRGS, from the exons ATGGCGACGTTGGCTGTGGAGGATGTGCTGCGCGTGAACGGTAGCCGCCGTTTCGCCGCCGCgctggccgccgcctcccccttcgCCTCCCTCGCCGACGCGCTCCTCGCCGCCCGCCGCATCTGGCTCAACGAG GTCGACGTGAATGGATGGCTGGAGGCCTTCGCCGCGCACCCGGCCATCGGCACCACCTCTCCCTCCGTCTCCAA GTGGAGCAAGGAGGAGCAATCGGCAGCGATTTCCACAGCCACTGATTCGACCGCGCAG GAGCTGGCCGAGTGGAACGCCAGATACAGGGACAAGTTTGGTTTCGTGTTCATGATATGCGCGTCTGGGAGGACTGCCCCTGAGGTCTTAGCTGAGCTTAAG AGACGTTATGCAAATAGGCCAATTGTTGAACTTGAGGGTGCGGCACAGGAAGAGCTGAAGATCACTGAGCTGCGCCTTGCAAAGCTTTTCTCGTCAGAGGCTGCTGCTCCCACTACTTCAGCTGAAGGCCATATTAGCCAACCAGATAAAGCAGCAG GTAGTTCGAACCGGACACGCCCTCCTATCACAACCCATGTGTTGGACACTGCTCTTGGATCACCAGCATCTGGAATTGAAGTTCACCTGGAGATGTGGAAGGCTGTGTCAAGTCCCCCGTCATTCGAGAACAAAGATTTTAACGGATGGACAATGCTAGGCTCTTCAATTACAAACAATGATGGACGCAGCGGTCAACTGATGGACATCGTCGACAATGTGGCTCCTGGTTTCTACCGCATAAGTTTCAATACCTCCAAGTATGCACCGTCAGGGTTCttcccttatgtgagcatcatattTGAGATAAAAAAGAGTCAGACGACCGAGCATTTCCATGTTCCTTTGCTGCATTCTCCTTTCTCCTTTACCACTTACCGTGGCAGCTAA